Genomic DNA from Streptomyces venezuelae:
GCCCTCGTCGTTCTCCTCCCAGGCGGAGCGCGACCCGGTCAGGCACAGCGCCTGGAGGATCGGCACGTCGAGGCCGGTCAGCGCGCCCGCGTCCCACGACTCGTCGTCGCCGCCCGCGGAGGCCTCGGCGGGCTTGGTGCCGCCCGCCGCGAGGACGGTGGTCACGATGGTGTCGGCGGCGCGCAGCTCGTCGATCAGCTCGGGCTCCGGGGCGCGCAGCGAGGCCACGTACAGCGGCAGCGCGCGGGCGCCCGCGTCCTCGATCGCCCCGCACAGCGCGTCCACGAACGCGGTGTTGCCGCTCATGTGGTGGGCGCGGTAGTAGAGCACGGCGACCGTCGGGCCGTCGACGCCGGTGCGGGCGGTGCGCTCCAGCGGGCCCCATGACGGGGCGGCCGCGGGCGGCTCGAAGCCGTGGCCGGTGAGCAGCACGGTGTCGGAGAGGAAGCGGGCCAGCTGGTCCAGGTTCGCGGGGCCGCCGTGCGCGAGGTACGCGTGCGCCTCGGCGGCGATGCCGACGGGCACGGTCGAGGAGGCCATGAGCTGGGCGTCGGGTGCCTGTTCGCCGGTGAGCACGACCACGGGGAGGCCGGTGGCGATGAGCTGGTCGAGGCCGTCCTGCCAGGCGCGGACGCCGCCGAGGAGACGTACGACGACGAGGTCGACGCCGTCGAGCAGGGCGGGCAGCTCCGCGAGGTCGAGGCGGGACGGGTTGGCGAACCGGTAGTCGACCGGGCCTCCCGCCGCGCGGGCGCTGAGCAGGTCGGTGTCGGAGGTCGACAACAGCAGAAGCATGCGGGCGCAGGCCTTCCTCGGGGTGTCCGCGCCCCGGGTGGTCGTATGGACGGCAGGAGTTCCTGGCTCGCCCCACGCGGGTGGGGCTCACAGTGGCGGGACCGCGCCGGATTCGCACCGGGCTTCCTCCCTCGGGTCCTGTTGGACCCACGCCGTCGCTGGCGTCGACGGACCTGGCGGTCCGCCGCCTGCATAGTAAGTCCTGCCCGCGGTCGGCGGTGCGGCCACCTGCCAGGACGACCTGTCTCGGGAGAGGACCGGCCGGATCCGCGTGGGTATGCTCGCCGCCATGCCGCCCACCCCAGCACCATCCCCAGATCAGGGCGAATCCCTCATACGTGACCGGGGCGACGCCTGCCCCGGAGCCCTCCGCCTGCACCGCGCCGACGACGGCCTCCTGGCCCGACTCCGCCTGCCCGGAGGCATCTTGACGTCCCGTCAGGTGCTGGCTCTGGAGGCCGCGGCGGAGCGTCTGGCCGACGGCAACCTCAGCGTCACCTCCCGCGGCAACATCGAGCTGCGCGGCCTCGGCGACGCGTGCGCCGGCGAACTCTCCGCGCTGCTCGCGGACGCGGGCCTGCTCCCCTCCGAGCGCCACGAACGCGTCCGGAACGTGGTGGCGTCCCCCCTCGCGGGAACGGACGGAACCGGCCACGCCGACGTCCAGTTGTGGGCCCGTGAGCTGGACGGACTCCTCTGCGCGGAGGACTGGACGCCCCGACTTTCCGGCCGCTTCCTGTTCGCCCTGGACGACGGACGGGGAGACGTGGCGGGCCTCGGCGGCGATGTGACCTTGATCGCAGAATCGGGCGGGACGGCGGTGGTCGGGATGGGCAGCGTGTCGTTCCGGGTCGCCGCGGCCGACGCCCCGCGCGCGGCGCTCGCCGCGGCGAAGGCGTTCCTCGCGGCGGCGGACGCCGCGGGGAACGGGGCGTGGCGCGTGACCGAACTCCCGACCGGGCAGACCGTCGACCTGGGCGGGGCGCTGGAGGCGGCGAGGGTTGACGCCGCACGGATCGGGCCGGAGGGCGAGGGGCCGGGGGGTCTGGCGGTGTCCGGTGGTCCGGGGGCATCCGGTGGTCCGGGTGGTCCGGTGGCTTTCGACGGCACGGCGGTGTCCGGTGGTCCGGTGGCCTTTGGTGCCCCGGTGGCGTCCGGTGGCTCGGGTGGCGGGGCGGTGCCCCGTGGTCCGGGTGGTCCGGCGGTGCTCGCTGGTCCGGGGGCGTCCGGTGACTCGACGGTGTCCGGTGGTGCGGGTGGGGGTTCGGCGGCGCTCGGTGTCGGGGCTGTCGCGGCGGGGGCCGCGGGGCCGGGGGGTCCGCCGCCCGGTGTCATCGGGCGGGCCGTCTCCGTGTACGCCCCGCTCGGGCGCGTCACCGTTGCGCAATGGCGGGCCCTGCTCCCGCTTCCCGCGGACGAGCTCCGCGTCACCCCGTGGCGCGGCTTCGTGATTCCCGGCTTCGGCGACGAGGGAGCCGCCCGGGAGCGGCTGGCCGCGCTGGACCGTGCCGGGCTCCTCGCCGACCCCGGCTCGCCCTGGCTCGGCGTCGGCGCCTGCACCGGTCGCCCCGGGTGCGCCAAGTCCCTCGCCGACGTCCGCGCGGACGCCGTGCCCGGCCACGGCTCGCTGCCCGTCCACTGGTCCGGCTGCGAACGGCGGTGCGGGCACCCGCGCGGCGACTGGGTCGACGTCCTCGCCACCCGGGACGGCTCCTACGAAGTGACGCTGCACACCGCGGGCTCCACCGCCCCTGTCACGGGCGGCACCCTGACCGAGACGGTCACCAAGGCACGTACCACCACAAACCCAACGGCCACGAGATGAGCGAGAGCACAGTGTTCGACTACGAGAAGGACGGCGCGGCGATCTACCGCGAGTCCTTTGCCACCATCCGCGCGGAGGCGGACCTCCAAGGCCTGCCCGCCGACGTCAGCCAGGTCGCGGTCCGGATGATCCACGCCTGCGGGATGGTCGACCTCGTGCGCGACCTCTCGTACAGCCCGCGCGTGATCGCCGACGCCCGCAAGGCGCTGCGTGACGGCGCGCCGATCCTCTGCGACGCGAACATGGTCGCCAGCGGCGTCACGCGCAAGCGGCTGCCCGCCGACAACGACGTGATCTGCACGCTCGCCGACCCGTCCGTGCCGGACCTCGCGGCGCGGCTCGGCACCACCCGCAGCGCCGCCGCCCTCGAACTCTGGCGCGACCGCCTCGAAGGCTCCGTCGTCGCCATCGGCAACGCGCCCACCGCCCTCTTCCGCCTCCTGGAGATGATCGAGGAGGGCGCGCCGCGCCCGGCCGCCGTCCTCGGCATCCCCGTCGGCTTCGTCGGCGCGGCCGAGTCCAAGGACGCGCTCGCCGAGCACTCGTCCGGCCTGGAGTACCTGGTCGTACGGGGACGTCGCGGCGGCAGCGCGATGGCCGCGGCGGCGATCAACGCGATTGCGAGCGAAGCGGAATGAGCGGCGTGCCCATGTCCCCCGAGCAGAGTTCGTCCCCCGAGCAGAGCTCGCCCATCGAGCAGAGCGCCACGGGACGGCTGTACGGAGTCGGGCTCGGTCCCGGCGATCCGTCGCTGATGACCGTGCGCGCCGTGGAGGTCATCGCCGCCGCCGACGTGATCGCGTACCACTCCGCACGGCACGGCCGTTCCATCGCCCGCTCGATCGCGGCCGCGCACCTCCGCGCCGACCACATCGAGGAAGCGCTGGTCTACCCCGTCACCACGGAGAGCACCGACCACCCCGGCGGCTACCGCGGCGCCCTCGACGACTTCTACGAAGAAGCCGCCGCCCGCCTCGCCGCCCACCTCGACGCGGGCCGCACCGTCGCCGTGCTCGCCGAGGGCGACCCGCTCTTCTACGGCTCCTACCAGCACATGCACAAGCGCCTCGCGCACCGCTACCCGACCGAGGTGATCCCCGGCGTCACCTCGGTGAGCGCCGCGGCCGCCCGGCTCGGCGAGCCCCTCGTCGAGGCCGAGGAGGTGCTGACGATCCTGCCCGGCACGCTCCCCGAGGAGGAACTCGCGGCGCGCCTCGCGGCGACGGACTCCGCGGTCGTCATGAAGCTCGGCCGTACGTTCGGGAAGGTCCGCGGCGCCCTGGAGCGCGCCGGCCGACTCGACGAGGCGCGGTACGTCGAGCGGGCCACCATGAAGGGCGAGCGCACCGGCAGCCTCGCCGACGTGGACCCGGAGTCGGTGCCGTACTTCTCCGTGGCGGTGCTGCCGAGCCGGGTCGCGCCGCTGACCGGAGGCCCGAAGCCCGCGTCTTCGGAGGGCCCCGGGCGCGGCGAGGTCGTCGTCGTCGGCACGGGGCCCGCGGGACCGCTCTGGCTGACCCCCGAGACGCGCGGCGCGCTCGCCGCCGCCGACGACCTGGTCGGCTACACCACGTACGTCGACCGCGTACCGCACCGCCCCGGCCAGCGGCGCCATGGCTCCGACAACCGCGTCGAGTCCGAACGCGCCGAGTTCGCCCTGGAGCTCGCGAAGCGCGGGCGGCGCGTCGCCGTCGTGTCGGGCGGCGACCCCGGCGTCTTCGCGATGGCCACGGCCGTCCTGGAGGTCGCCTCGCAGGACCAGTTCGCCGACGTCCCGGTCCGCGTGCTCCCCGGGGTGACCGCCGCGAACGCCGCGGCGGCCCGCGCCGGGGCGCCCCTTGGTCACGACTACGTGACCCTTTCTCTCTCGGACCGTCTCAAGCCGTGGGAGGTCATCGCGGAG
This window encodes:
- a CDS encoding cobalamin biosynthesis protein CobG: MPPTPAPSPDQGESLIRDRGDACPGALRLHRADDGLLARLRLPGGILTSRQVLALEAAAERLADGNLSVTSRGNIELRGLGDACAGELSALLADAGLLPSERHERVRNVVASPLAGTDGTGHADVQLWARELDGLLCAEDWTPRLSGRFLFALDDGRGDVAGLGGDVTLIAESGGTAVVGMGSVSFRVAAADAPRAALAAAKAFLAAADAAGNGAWRVTELPTGQTVDLGGALEAARVDAARIGPEGEGPGGLAVSGGPGASGGPGGPVAFDGTAVSGGPVAFGAPVASGGSGGGAVPRGPGGPAVLAGPGASGDSTVSGGAGGGSAALGVGAVAAGAAGPGGPPPGVIGRAVSVYAPLGRVTVAQWRALLPLPADELRVTPWRGFVIPGFGDEGAARERLAALDRAGLLADPGSPWLGVGACTGRPGCAKSLADVRADAVPGHGSLPVHWSGCERRCGHPRGDWVDVLATRDGSYEVTLHTAGSTAPVTGGTLTETVTKARTTTNPTATR
- a CDS encoding precorrin-8X methylmutase; its protein translation is MSESTVFDYEKDGAAIYRESFATIRAEADLQGLPADVSQVAVRMIHACGMVDLVRDLSYSPRVIADARKALRDGAPILCDANMVASGVTRKRLPADNDVICTLADPSVPDLAARLGTTRSAAALELWRDRLEGSVVAIGNAPTALFRLLEMIEEGAPRPAAVLGIPVGFVGAAESKDALAEHSSGLEYLVVRGRRGGSAMAAAAINAIASEAE
- a CDS encoding precorrin-2 C(20)-methyltransferase, which gives rise to MSPEQSSSPEQSSPIEQSATGRLYGVGLGPGDPSLMTVRAVEVIAAADVIAYHSARHGRSIARSIAAAHLRADHIEEALVYPVTTESTDHPGGYRGALDDFYEEAAARLAAHLDAGRTVAVLAEGDPLFYGSYQHMHKRLAHRYPTEVIPGVTSVSAAAARLGEPLVEAEEVLTILPGTLPEEELAARLAATDSAVVMKLGRTFGKVRGALERAGRLDEARYVERATMKGERTGSLADVDPESVPYFSVAVLPSRVAPLTGGPKPASSEGPGRGEVVVVGTGPAGPLWLTPETRGALAAADDLVGYTTYVDRVPHRPGQRRHGSDNRVESERAEFALELAKRGRRVAVVSGGDPGVFAMATAVLEVASQDQFADVPVRVLPGVTAANAAAARAGAPLGHDYVTLSLSDRLKPWEVIAERLAAAAAADLVLAIYNPGSRSRTWQVGKARELLLAHRTPDTPVVLGRDVGGPEESVRIVRLGDLDPAEVDMRTLLIVGSSQTQWVRRRGGQDQIVWTPRRYPEG